A window of the Thermodesulfobacteriota bacterium genome harbors these coding sequences:
- a CDS encoding beta-ketoacyl-[acyl-carrier-protein] synthase family protein, with the protein MTGMGVFCSIGKNVEEFYQSLKQGRSGIGPITLFDPSKYPSQIGAEIRDYRPEAYFEKKELKRLSRTDQLGLMAAEEAVRDSGVDCYPSEEIGVCLGAGAGGMFEAEAYHREVLLKGRSKPSLVLPFIPSFTTSRIAERFQFSGPRMTIATACSSSATAIGYAADLIRKGDCKAVVCGGSEALCELTFGGFNALKAMDPTPCKPFDRNRAGMSLGEGAAILVLEDGEEALRRGARVFAEFLGYGIAGEAHHITAPEPEGTVEARVMRMAMEEAGVSPAEVDHINAHGTGTPLNDRVESVAIKKAFGEKAYAIAVSSIKSMVGHCLGAAGAIEAVASVLSITNQFVPPTLHHREGDEDCDLDYVPERFREIEVNVVLSNSFAFGGNCTSLAFGRFDR; encoded by the coding sequence ATTACAGGGATGGGGGTTTTTTGTTCCATAGGAAAAAACGTGGAGGAGTTTTACCAATCCCTTAAACAGGGACGTTCGGGAATCGGGCCGATCACGCTCTTCGATCCCTCAAAATATCCTTCTCAGATTGGAGCCGAGATAAGAGATTATCGTCCCGAAGCCTATTTTGAAAAGAAGGAGTTGAAGAGGTTATCGAGAACCGATCAGCTGGGTCTCATGGCGGCAGAGGAGGCGGTGAGGGATTCCGGAGTCGATTGCTATCCTTCAGAAGAGATAGGCGTCTGCCTCGGCGCAGGCGCGGGCGGGATGTTCGAGGCCGAGGCCTATCACCGGGAGGTCCTCCTCAAGGGACGGTCGAAACCCTCTCTCGTCCTGCCCTTCATCCCGAGTTTCACGACGAGCCGGATTGCCGAGAGGTTCCAATTTTCAGGACCGAGGATGACCATCGCGACCGCCTGCAGCTCCTCGGCCACCGCCATTGGTTATGCGGCAGACCTCATCCGGAAGGGTGACTGCAAGGCCGTGGTCTGCGGAGGAAGTGAGGCCCTCTGTGAGCTCACCTTCGGGGGGTTTAACGCCCTCAAGGCGATGGACCCAACCCCCTGCAAACCCTTTGATCGGAACCGGGCGGGGATGTCTTTGGGCGAAGGCGCCGCCATCCTCGTCTTAGAGGATGGCGAAGAGGCCCTGAGACGAGGGGCGAGGGTCTTTGCGGAGTTTTTAGGCTATGGGATCGCCGGGGAGGCCCATCACATCACCGCGCCCGAGCCCGAGGGCACGGTGGAGGCACGGGTGATGCGGATGGCGATGGAGGAGGCAGGGGTCTCACCCGCGGAGGTCGATCATATCAATGCCCACGGAACCGGCACGCCCCTTAACGACAGGGTGGAGTCCGTCGCGATCAAAAAGGCCTTCGGAGAGAAGGCCTATGCCATCGCGGTCAGTTCGATCAAGTCGATGGTGGGGCACTGTTTGGGAGCGGCCGGGGCCATCGAGGCGGTGGCCTCCGTCCTTTCCATTACGAATCAATTCGTTCCTCCCACCCTCCATCACCGGGAAGGCGACGAGGATTGCGATCTCGATTACGTTCCGGAGCGTTTCCGGGAGATCGAGGTGAATGTGGTCCTCTCGAACTCCTTCGCCTTCGGGGGCAACTGCACCTCCCTGGCCTTCGGCCGTTTCGATCGCTGA
- the icd gene encoding isocitrate dehydrogenase (NADP(+)), protein MWSSRTPSPSGATAPPWPSAVSIAERKRREEMNGQKIDYDAEGRLIVPEQPIIPYIEGDGVGPDIWRASVRVFDAAVAKCYEGKRKIHWLEVYAGEKAFRVKGDWAPEETIEAIREYKVGIKGPLTTPVGGEFRSLNVMLRQRLDLYCCIRPVKYIPGTPSPVKHPERVDMVVFRENTEDVYAGIEWREGSKEALRLREFLQREMGKVIREDSGIGLKPISRFGTKRHVRRAIQYALSHGRKSVTLVHKGNIMKFTEAAFRDWGYELAREEFGDKVVFENEIGNGPLPEGKILMKDRIADAMFQQILLRPEEYDVLAMPNLNGDYMSDALAAQVGGLGMAPGANIGDRAAVFEATHGSAPKYADQDVINPSSVILSGVMMFDYLGWKEAAEAITRALEKTIAQKIVTYDLARQMKKARKVKCSEFAIALIENL, encoded by the coding sequence ATGTGGTCCTCTCGAACTCCTTCGCCTTCGGGGGCAACTGCACCTCCCTGGCCTTCGGCCGTTTCGATCGCTGAGAGAAAGAGGAGAGAGGAGATGAATGGACAGAAGATCGACTACGATGCGGAGGGGAGGCTGATCGTCCCTGAGCAACCCATCATCCCCTATATCGAAGGGGATGGCGTGGGACCGGACATCTGGCGGGCATCGGTTCGCGTCTTCGATGCGGCCGTGGCGAAGTGTTATGAGGGGAAAAGAAAGATCCACTGGCTCGAGGTCTATGCGGGGGAGAAGGCCTTCCGGGTAAAAGGGGATTGGGCGCCGGAGGAGACGATCGAGGCGATTCGGGAATATAAGGTCGGCATCAAGGGGCCTCTGACCACGCCGGTGGGAGGGGAGTTCCGGAGCCTCAACGTGATGCTCAGGCAGAGGCTCGACCTCTACTGCTGCATCCGGCCGGTGAAATATATCCCTGGGACGCCCAGCCCGGTAAAACACCCCGAGAGGGTCGATATGGTGGTCTTCCGGGAGAACACCGAGGATGTCTATGCCGGGATCGAGTGGAGAGAGGGATCGAAAGAGGCCCTGCGATTGAGGGAATTTCTCCAAAGGGAGATGGGCAAGGTGATCCGCGAGGATTCCGGGATCGGCCTCAAACCCATCAGCCGCTTCGGGACGAAACGCCATGTCCGGAGGGCGATCCAGTATGCCCTCTCGCACGGCCGAAAGAGCGTCACCCTGGTCCACAAGGGAAATATCATGAAGTTCACCGAGGCCGCCTTCAGGGACTGGGGCTACGAGCTGGCCCGGGAGGAGTTCGGGGATAAGGTCGTCTTTGAAAACGAGATCGGAAACGGTCCTCTCCCAGAGGGAAAGATCTTGATGAAGGACAGGATCGCGGATGCGATGTTCCAGCAGATCCTGCTTCGACCCGAGGAATACGATGTGTTGGCCATGCCCAACCTGAATGGAGACTATATGTCCGATGCCCTGGCCGCCCAGGTGGGAGGGCTTGGCATGGCGCCCGGGGCCAACATCGGAGATCGGGCGGCTGTCTTCGAGGCCACCCATGGGAGCGCGCCCAAGTATGCAGACCAGGATGTGATCAATCCCTCCTCGGTGATCCTCTCGGGCGTGATGATGTTCGACTATTTAGGGTGGAAGGAGGCCGCAGAGGCCATCACCCGGGCCCTCGAGAAGACCATTGCCCAGAAGATCGTCACCTACGATCTGGCCCGCCAGATGAAGAAGGCCAGAAAGGTGAAGTGCTCGGAGTTCGCCATCGCCCTCATCGAAAACCTCTGA
- a CDS encoding xanthine dehydrogenase family protein molybdopterin-binding subunit, giving the protein MTPAISRRSFLKLAGFSLAVTVTPFGYEILNASEKRDLITFNPNVWLHLTSDNKVTIVIGNSEMGQGALTAQAMILADELEADWKRVTIKQGPAADALKNPVLGAQITVASASVRAFYDPLRKAGAAARAMLIRAAAETWNVPETECQAVLGTVRHEKSKRSLTYGQLCEKAAKLEVPKDPPLKKEEEFRYMGKPMPRFDVPEKVSGKAIYGLDVDMKDLHYAVIARPPAYGAKVISFDPKGAEQVKGVVRVIQIPQGIAVCATSTEAALKGREALKIQWDKGTHPDMDNASIEKLMMEDLDKPGAKVHEVGDVRKALGEAAKKVEATYYIPCVAHVTMEPMNTTAYVQDDRCDIWTPTQNQTGVRGMAAGITKLPPDKIHVHTTFLGCGLGRRAFGDFVAEAVTISRELKRPVKVIWTREDDIKYDRFRAPMTHRIQGALDAQGQLTGWSHKTASISIMRPVNPGLIKGGIDYYNLWGLWNVADSPHWNDRIQYEIPNLYIEFVMTDLPIPCWPWRSVQNAPNAFAIESFLDELAHAARKDPVEFRLQLLKNNKRASRVLQTVAEKAGWGKPIPKGMGRGIAQHACFGTWIAKVVDLSVDKNTGKIKVHRVVAAVDCGPVVNPGPLVEQIEGGIILALSTALKEEVQFANGGVASANVDDYPILRMSEVPEIEVHIVKSTDRIGGIGELGVTAVAPAVANAFFNATGVRIRRIPLTPKVVMEALKKA; this is encoded by the coding sequence ATGACCCCTGCCATCTCCCGTCGTTCTTTCCTGAAACTGGCCGGCTTTAGCCTTGCCGTGACGGTTACCCCTTTCGGATATGAGATCCTCAATGCCTCGGAGAAGAGGGACCTGATCACGTTTAACCCCAATGTGTGGCTCCACCTCACCTCCGATAATAAGGTGACCATCGTCATCGGAAACTCCGAGATGGGGCAGGGCGCCTTGACCGCCCAGGCCATGATCCTGGCCGACGAACTGGAGGCCGACTGGAAACGGGTCACCATCAAACAGGGACCGGCGGCCGACGCCTTGAAGAACCCCGTCCTGGGAGCCCAGATCACGGTGGCCAGTGCCAGCGTGAGGGCGTTTTACGATCCGCTGCGAAAGGCGGGGGCAGCGGCCCGGGCCATGCTGATCCGGGCGGCCGCAGAGACCTGGAACGTCCCTGAAACGGAGTGTCAAGCGGTTCTGGGAACGGTGAGACACGAGAAGAGCAAGCGCTCCCTCACCTATGGCCAACTCTGCGAGAAGGCGGCCAAGTTGGAGGTGCCCAAAGACCCTCCTCTGAAAAAAGAGGAGGAGTTCCGTTACATGGGCAAGCCCATGCCCCGGTTCGACGTTCCGGAGAAGGTGAGCGGCAAGGCGATCTACGGCCTCGACGTGGACATGAAGGACCTCCATTATGCGGTGATCGCCCGTCCGCCCGCCTATGGCGCAAAGGTCATCTCCTTCGACCCGAAAGGCGCCGAGCAGGTGAAGGGTGTGGTCAGGGTGATCCAGATCCCCCAGGGCATCGCCGTCTGTGCCACCTCCACCGAGGCGGCCTTGAAGGGCAGAGAGGCCCTCAAGATCCAGTGGGATAAGGGGACGCACCCCGATATGGACAACGCCTCCATCGAGAAATTGATGATGGAAGACCTCGATAAACCCGGAGCGAAGGTCCACGAGGTGGGAGATGTGAGAAAAGCCCTCGGCGAAGCTGCCAAGAAGGTGGAGGCCACCTACTACATCCCGTGCGTGGCCCATGTGACCATGGAGCCGATGAACACCACGGCCTATGTTCAGGATGACCGCTGCGACATCTGGACCCCCACCCAGAACCAGACCGGCGTCCGCGGGATGGCCGCGGGCATCACGAAACTTCCTCCCGACAAGATCCATGTCCACACCACTTTCTTGGGTTGCGGACTGGGAAGGCGCGCCTTCGGAGACTTCGTGGCCGAGGCGGTCACGATCTCAAGGGAGCTCAAAAGACCGGTCAAGGTGATTTGGACCCGGGAGGACGACATCAAATATGATCGCTTCCGGGCGCCCATGACCCACCGGATCCAGGGGGCCCTCGATGCCCAGGGGCAGTTGACCGGCTGGTCTCATAAGACCGCCTCCATTTCGATCATGAGGCCGGTCAACCCCGGCCTGATTAAAGGAGGTATCGACTACTACAATCTCTGGGGCCTCTGGAACGTGGCCGACTCTCCTCACTGGAACGACCGGATTCAATACGAGATCCCGAACCTCTACATCGAATTCGTCATGACCGACCTCCCCATCCCCTGCTGGCCCTGGCGTTCGGTCCAGAACGCGCCCAATGCCTTTGCCATCGAATCCTTCCTCGATGAACTGGCCCATGCCGCCCGCAAGGACCCTGTCGAATTCAGGCTCCAGCTCTTGAAGAACAACAAGCGCGCCAGCCGGGTGCTTCAGACCGTGGCCGAGAAGGCGGGATGGGGAAAACCGATTCCAAAAGGAATGGGACGGGGCATCGCCCAGCATGCCTGCTTCGGGACCTGGATCGCCAAGGTCGTGGATCTCTCGGTCGATAAAAACACGGGGAAGATCAAGGTCCATCGAGTCGTTGCCGCGGTCGATTGCGGACCTGTGGTCAACCCGGGCCCGCTCGTGGAACAGATCGAGGGCGGAATCATCCTGGCCCTCAGCACCGCCCTGAAGGAGGAGGTGCAATTTGCCAATGGAGGGGTGGCCTCGGCCAATGTGGATGACTACCCCATCCTCCGGATGAGCGAGGTCCCCGAGATCGAGGTCCACATCGTCAAGAGCACCGATCGAATCGGCGGGATCGGGGAGTTGGGGGTCACCGCAGTGGCCCCTGCGGTGGCCAACGCCTTCTTCAATGCGACAGGCGTCCGGATCAGGCGGATCCCCCTGACCCCGAAAGTCGTGATGGAGGCCCTGAAGAAGGCCTGA
- a CDS encoding (2Fe-2S)-binding protein — MVTLNVNGKKVNVDVPEEATLLWVLRDHLKLTGTKYGCGIGECGACTVHIDGKAERSCTISVGQVKGKKITTIEGLPETHPVKKAWIQEQVPQCGFCQPGIIMQVAALLAKKPTPTADQIIAQMDDVICRCGTYPRIKKGIQTAVKSLRKEGKR, encoded by the coding sequence ATGGTTACGTTGAATGTCAACGGCAAGAAGGTAAACGTCGACGTGCCCGAAGAGGCGACGCTTCTTTGGGTCTTGAGGGATCACCTGAAGCTCACGGGCACCAAGTACGGGTGCGGCATCGGGGAATGCGGGGCCTGCACCGTCCATATCGATGGCAAGGCAGAGCGCTCCTGCACGATCTCGGTGGGACAGGTCAAGGGGAAGAAGATCACCACGATCGAAGGCCTTCCCGAGACCCATCCGGTCAAGAAGGCCTGGATCCAGGAGCAGGTGCCCCAGTGCGGCTTCTGCCAGCCAGGGATTATCATGCAGGTGGCCGCCCTCCTCGCAAAGAAACCCACTCCCACGGCCGACCAGATCATCGCCCAGATGGACGACGTGATCTGCCGTTGCGGGACTTACCCGAGGATCAAGAAGGGCATTCAGACCGCGGTGAAAAGCCTGAGAAAGGAGGGCAAAAGATGA
- a CDS encoding 4Fe-4S binding protein: protein MAEGKKPKQPPRIDIYKAWCKACGICVAFCPTGVLAKDEAGYPYVKELEKCINCGWCEIRCPDFAITVETKDREKTRVEEKGDEREPEREEEVSPERIVAPGQ, encoded by the coding sequence ATGGCCGAAGGGAAGAAACCGAAACAGCCGCCCCGGATCGATATTTATAAGGCCTGGTGCAAGGCCTGCGGCATCTGCGTGGCCTTCTGTCCCACAGGGGTCCTGGCCAAGGACGAGGCCGGATATCCCTATGTGAAGGAACTCGAAAAGTGCATCAACTGCGGATGGTGCGAGATCCGCTGTCCCGATTTTGCCATCACCGTGGAGACGAAAGACAGAGAGAAGACAAGGGTCGAGGAAAAAGGTGACGAGAGAGAGCCAGAGAGGGAAGAGGAGGTCTCCCCGGAGAGAATTGTTGCTCCAGGGCAATGA
- a CDS encoding 2-oxoacid:acceptor oxidoreductase subunit alpha, with protein sequence MLQGNEAIAEGALRAGCRFFAGYPITPATEISEVLSVRLPKVDGVFIQMEDEIASLGAVIGASLAGVKAMTATSGPGFSLMQENLGLAIIAEIPCVIVNVMRGGPSTGLPTFPAQGDVMQARWGTHGDHPIIVLSASTVRECYDMTIRAFNLSERFRIPVILLIDEVVGHMREKMVLDDEEEIEIVNRVKPTMPPEWYIPYEDTPSGVPPMANFGEGYRYHVTGLTHDVRGFPTSRPDEIGPFIARLHRKISSHFSEIQKAEFFLTDDADITIVAYGCVARSAKRAVIEAREKGLKVGLLKLSTLWPFMRTAVERVLQTSKILIVPEMNMGQISREVKRVNRGIARVFTLNKVDGTIITPMEILNRIEEVS encoded by the coding sequence TTGCTCCAGGGCAATGAGGCCATCGCCGAGGGGGCCCTTCGAGCGGGGTGTCGCTTCTTTGCCGGCTATCCCATCACACCGGCCACGGAGATTTCCGAGGTATTATCGGTCCGGTTGCCCAAGGTCGATGGCGTCTTCATCCAGATGGAGGATGAGATCGCCAGCCTCGGCGCGGTCATCGGCGCCTCCCTCGCAGGGGTGAAGGCGATGACGGCCACCAGCGGTCCCGGATTCTCCTTGATGCAGGAGAATTTGGGGCTGGCCATCATCGCGGAGATCCCCTGTGTCATCGTCAACGTGATGCGGGGAGGCCCCAGTACCGGGCTACCCACCTTCCCCGCCCAGGGCGACGTCATGCAGGCCCGATGGGGAACGCACGGCGATCACCCCATCATCGTCCTCTCTGCTTCGACGGTCCGCGAATGTTACGACATGACCATCCGGGCCTTCAACCTCTCCGAAAGGTTTCGAATCCCCGTGATTCTCCTCATCGACGAGGTGGTGGGCCATATGCGGGAGAAGATGGTCCTGGACGACGAGGAGGAGATCGAGATCGTCAACCGGGTCAAGCCCACCATGCCGCCCGAATGGTACATCCCCTACGAGGACACCCCGAGCGGCGTTCCGCCCATGGCCAATTTCGGAGAGGGGTATCGTTACCATGTCACCGGCCTGACGCACGACGTCCGGGGCTTTCCCACCTCGAGGCCGGACGAGATCGGGCCCTTCATCGCGAGGCTCCATCGAAAGATCAGCTCCCATTTCTCCGAGATCCAGAAGGCTGAATTCTTTCTGACCGACGATGCCGACATCACGATCGTCGCCTACGGATGCGTGGCTCGGTCGGCCAAACGGGCCGTGATCGAGGCCAGGGAGAAGGGGTTGAAGGTCGGGCTCCTCAAACTGTCCACCCTCTGGCCCTTCATGCGGACGGCCGTGGAGAGGGTCCTCCAGACCTCGAAGATCCTCATCGTGCCCGAGATGAACATGGGCCAGATCTCCCGCGAGGTGAAGCGGGTCAACCGGGGCATCGCCCGGGTCTTCACCCTCAACAAGGTGGACGGGACGATCATCACGCCGATGGAGATCCTGAACCGGATCGAGGAGGTCAGCTGA
- a CDS encoding 2-oxoacid:ferredoxin oxidoreductase subunit beta, giving the protein MPEITKLIHKYLRHDKKFPHVWCPGCGIGIMLGSLIRSIDRIGYTKDEVVLVSGIGCSSRLPVYVDFNTLHTTHGRALTFATGIKLAKPQLKVIVIMGDGDAVAIGGNHFIHAARRNIDLTALILNNSIYGMTGGQSSPTTPYGMRSTTTVYSNIEQAFNISELAATAGAAFVARGTVYHARLLDSLMEKAFLKRGFSVVEVISHCHVQYGRQNRLGTAVEMMEQQRDRAVPVEKAAKMKEEELRDKIVIGVLIDKDLPVYHDEYKKIQERAKAAGGS; this is encoded by the coding sequence ATGCCGGAGATCACGAAGCTGATCCACAAGTACCTTCGCCACGACAAGAAATTTCCCCACGTCTGGTGCCCGGGCTGCGGGATCGGCATCATGCTGGGCTCCCTCATCCGCTCCATCGACCGCATCGGTTACACGAAAGACGAGGTGGTCCTCGTCTCCGGCATCGGCTGTTCGAGCCGCCTTCCGGTCTACGTCGATTTCAATACCCTTCACACCACCCACGGCCGTGCCCTCACCTTCGCCACCGGGATCAAGCTGGCCAAACCCCAACTCAAGGTGATCGTCATCATGGGCGATGGGGATGCGGTGGCCATCGGCGGCAATCACTTCATCCATGCCGCCCGGCGAAACATCGATCTCACCGCCCTGATCCTGAACAACAGCATCTACGGCATGACGGGCGGTCAGAGTTCTCCGACCACTCCTTACGGCATGAGATCCACCACCACGGTCTACAGCAACATTGAACAGGCCTTCAACATCTCCGAGCTGGCCGCCACGGCAGGGGCGGCCTTCGTGGCCCGAGGGACGGTTTATCATGCCAGGCTTCTGGATAGCCTGATGGAGAAGGCCTTCCTCAAGAGGGGATTCTCCGTGGTGGAGGTCATCTCTCACTGCCATGTCCAGTACGGGAGGCAGAACCGTTTGGGCACGGCCGTGGAGATGATGGAACAGCAGCGCGACCGGGCCGTCCCCGTGGAGAAGGCCGCCAAGATGAAGGAGGAGGAGCTGCGGGATAAAATCGTGATCGGAGTGCTCATCGACAAGGACCTTCCGGTTTACCACGACGAATATAAAAAGATCCAGGAACGGGCCAAAGCCGCCGGGGGAAGTTAA